One Pelagicoccus enzymogenes DNA segment encodes these proteins:
- a CDS encoding efflux transporter outer membrane subunit, which translates to MKFQLAHFACVSLAGLLLASCQNTAPSNAAPQAEMNLPPAWSTPDSPNSSVSDWLASFGSHQLKSLAQEAEENNLGAERAYQRTQAVAAAARISKSLRLPSLNASLRSSESQSMLSFSPPSSAQSENHSLGLSARWEIDLWNRLGLEARSAIAEYQASQYDFEAFKLSLSGQVARSWFSAIEAKLQHELALASAKNFATNLESLERRYSRGLVDAFDLRLTRAQAASSNATALSRRSQKDASVRNLEALLGRYPAAELELAADLPALPPPPSSGIPATLLSRRPDILAQQNRLASALSLATAARRNWLPSLSLTASDGTLSNRFSDLLDSDFNVWSIAGELGASLFQGGRLEAQREQLDANQLAQLAAYQETILNAFREVETALRAEGDLRELEDATRLSAEENQLAEQQAWQLYERGLVDITAVLDAERRSFNARSLLISIQNQRLQNRINLHIALGGDL; encoded by the coding sequence ATGAAATTCCAACTCGCCCACTTTGCCTGCGTCTCTCTTGCTGGCTTGCTGCTCGCCTCCTGCCAGAACACCGCGCCTTCCAATGCTGCGCCACAGGCTGAGATGAACCTGCCGCCGGCCTGGTCGACTCCCGATAGCCCAAACTCGAGCGTCAGCGATTGGCTGGCCTCCTTCGGGTCCCACCAGCTGAAGTCACTCGCCCAAGAGGCGGAAGAGAACAATCTAGGAGCCGAACGCGCCTACCAACGAACCCAAGCCGTAGCGGCGGCCGCCCGCATTTCTAAATCGCTGAGACTTCCCAGCCTAAACGCCAGCCTCCGATCCAGCGAATCGCAATCCATGCTGAGCTTTTCCCCTCCCAGCTCGGCGCAAAGCGAAAACCACTCGCTCGGCCTGTCCGCTCGCTGGGAAATCGACCTTTGGAATCGACTCGGCTTGGAAGCGCGATCGGCAATTGCCGAGTATCAAGCCAGCCAATACGACTTCGAAGCGTTCAAGCTATCGCTCTCCGGACAAGTAGCTCGCAGCTGGTTCTCCGCAATTGAAGCGAAGCTGCAGCACGAACTCGCATTGGCCAGCGCTAAGAACTTCGCAACCAACCTGGAGAGTTTGGAGCGTCGCTATTCCCGCGGATTGGTCGACGCCTTCGACCTGCGCTTGACTCGAGCTCAAGCTGCCAGCAGCAACGCAACCGCCCTCAGCCGCCGCAGCCAAAAGGACGCCAGCGTGCGTAACCTGGAAGCCCTCTTAGGCCGCTACCCCGCTGCGGAATTGGAGCTCGCCGCAGACCTTCCCGCGCTCCCACCTCCCCCCTCCAGCGGCATCCCCGCCACTCTCCTCTCCCGCCGGCCCGACATCCTAGCCCAGCAAAACCGCCTCGCCTCCGCCCTTTCACTCGCTACCGCCGCTCGCCGCAACTGGCTTCCCAGCCTTTCCCTTACCGCCTCCGACGGAACGCTGAGCAATCGCTTTTCCGATCTCCTCGACAGCGACTTCAACGTTTGGTCCATAGCGGGGGAGCTCGGGGCCAGCCTATTCCAAGGGGGGCGACTCGAGGCTCAACGCGAGCAGCTCGACGCAAATCAGCTCGCGCAGCTTGCCGCCTACCAAGAAACGATTCTCAACGCTTTCCGCGAAGTGGAGACAGCGCTCAGGGCAGAAGGCGACCTCCGCGAGTTGGAGGACGCAACCCGCCTCAGCGCCGAGGAGAACCAACTAGCAGAACAGCAAGCCTGGCAGCTCTACGAGCGCGGCCTCGTTGACATCACTGCCGTGCTCGACGCGGAACGCCGTTCCTTCAACGCACGTTCCCTACTCATCTCCATCCAAAACCAACGCCTGCAAAATCGCATCAACCTGCACATCGCCCTCGGAGGCGACTTGTAA